In Pyricularia oryzae 70-15 chromosome 2, whole genome shotgun sequence, one genomic interval encodes:
- a CDS encoding cytoplasmic dynein 1 intermediate chain 2: MQQRRDEILAKKAKLAELKEKRKARNEQGSASRPSVGVGGELSIPSARNVERREDLDEYINRLVGLGDRPSSTTTGGAASPGPRGSRPNSVLSAGELSNENSEYASLANGHAPAAPAAPQNLTTVPLTTIYECPPSPVKEIFSYSKGIQTQEDWAPSSRPLELSVSDDDEPTFTPSKRPTRRDRDREEELRANIRREIEEELKAAQELSTDGVLKPTALTTNFPARTLTNEELKAVTASEDFVDFVDRATKVIEKALDQEYDILTDYTLQTQENTDDREQGNVSGRGRRKIREIRQFYDERWSKKRPITSIDFSPKFSDLVLASASKNVTAPHEPDGIVQVWNLNLHDRAEFVLHAQSDILTAKFSPFHPNLIIGGAYSGQVLLWDTRSRSSAPVQKTPLTGQGHTHPVYSLDVIGTQNANNIITTSTDGVVCGWSVDMLAAPQESLMLLTPQQTKTDDLSPTCMAFPQADPTYFLVGSEEGVIYPCHRYDRAGAKAGVDKNVSYRGHSAPVRSVDFHSNLGPVDFGDLVLSSSLDWSAKLWKVRPPGGIGTAGLLSSNAEVAVSPLMEFAREDIVYDAAWSPLRPGVFSLVDGAGYLEIWDLTVETEEPVARIQPNARPGARVASLNKVAWERSEGKRLATGGIAGALTVFEVGPDLGGKEGIKSDEWAAVKKLISKLELDAKGPVNGVSGLRN, encoded by the exons ATGCAGCAACGCCGAGATGAAATTCTGGCGAAGAAGGCAAAGTTGGCCGAGTTGAAGGAGAAGAGGAAAGCGCGTAATGAACAGGGCTCAGCATCACGTCCTAGTGTTGGGGTTGGTGGTGAA CTCTCGATTCCATCGGCCAGAAATGTGGAACGCCGCGAAGACCTTGACGAGTACATTAATAGGCTCGTTGGCCTCGGGGATCGACCATCTTCCACAACCACAGGAGGGGCTGCCTCCCCGGGACCTAGAGGGAGCCGGCCGAACAGTGTTTTGAGCGCCGGCGAACTCAGCAATGAGAATTCGGAATACGCCTCGCTGGCCAACGGCCACGCGCCTGCCGCCCCCGCCGCCCCGCAGAACCTCACTACAGTTCCTCTCACAACCATCTACGAATGTCCACCCTCACCGGTCAAAGAAATTTTTTCTTACAGCAAGGGCATACAGACCCAGGAAGATTGGGCGCCAAGCTCGAGACCGTTGGAATTGTCAGTGTCGGACGACGATGAGCCTACGTTCACGCCTAGCAAACGGCCGACCCGCAGGGATCGTGACCGAGAGGAGGAGCTACGCGCCAACATTAGGAGGGAGATTGAGGAGGAACTAAAGGCCGCCCAAGAGCTTTCAACAGACGGGGTGCTCAAACCCACGGCACTGACGACCAACTTCCCTGCAAGGACGCTGACGAATGAAGAACTCAAGGCTGTGACAGCATCGGAGGATTTCGTCGACTTTGTGGACAGGGCAACCAAGGTTAtcgaaaaggccttggaCCAGGAGTACGATATTCTCACGGATTACACGCTTCAGACACAAGAGAATACGGATGACCGCGAGCAGGGCAACGTGAGTGGGAGAGGGCGCCGCAAGATCAGGGAGATACGTCAGTTCTACGATGAGAGGTGGTCCAAGAAGCGCCCGATAACTTCGATTGACTTTTCGCCCAAGTTCTCGGATCTCGTCCTTGCCTCGGCGTCCAAAAACGTTACAGCACCACACGAGCCGGATGGTATTGTTCAAGTATGGAACTTGAATCTGCACGACAGGGCCGAATTTGTCCTTCATGCACAGTCAGACATCCTGACGGCCAAATTCTCGCCTTTTCACCCTAACCTGATCATCGGTGGTGCTTATAGTGGTCAGGTTCTTTTGTGGGATACGCGTTCTCGCTCTTCTGCCCCAGTTCAAAAAACACCACTGACGGGACAGGGACATACGCATCCTGTATACTCGCTTGATGTGATAGGCACGCAAAATGCCAACAACATTATCACAACATCTACTGATGGCGTCGTGTGTGGCTGGTCTGTCGATATGTTGGCAGCGCCACAAGAGTCGCTCATGCTTCTTACTCCGCAGCAGACAAAGACGGACGACTTGAGCCCGACATGCATGGCCTTCCCCCAAGCTGACCCCACATACTTCCTAGTCGGCTCCGAGGAAGGCGTCATCTATCCATGCCACAGATATGACCGAGCGGGTGCCAAGGCCGGTGTTGACAAGAACGTCAGCTACAGGGGTCACTCAGCACCGGTCAGGTCTGTTGACTTTCATTCCAACTTGGGTCCGGTTGACTTTGGCGATCTTGTTCTCTCCTCGAGTCTGGACTGGAGTGCCAAGTTGTGGAAAGTGCGGCCGCCTGGGGGCATTGGTACAGCCGGTCTCTTGTCCAGCAACGCAGAGGTCGCCGTCTCGCCCCTTATGGAGTTTGCTCGCGAAGATATCGTCTACGATGCGGCATGGTCACCGCTTCGACCTGGTGTGTTCTCGCTTGTCGACGGCGCCGGCTATCTCGAAATATGGGACTTGACGGTCGAAACAGAAGAGCCAGTCGCGCGCATTCAACCAAATGCGCGCCCCGGCGCGAGGGTGGCAAGTCTGAACAAGGTTGCCTGGGAGCGGTCGGAAGGCAAGCGGCTCGCCACAGGCGGTATCGCAGGTGCATTGACTGTTTTCGAGGTCGGGCCGGACCTGGGAGGGAAGGAGGGTATCAAGTCTGACGAGTGGGCTGCGGTCAAGAAGCTTATTTCGAAGCTAGAGCTCGACGCCAAAGGCCCTGTAAATGGCGTCTCTGGCCTGAGGAACTGA
- a CDS encoding oligosaccharyl transferase STT3 subunit, which yields MSAASLSILGSKGESTRTLLRVIILFLIAGAAISSRLFSVIRFESIIHEFDPWFNFRATKYLVANGFYDFWDWFDDRTWHPLGRVTGGTLYPGLMVTSGAIYHALRALTVPVDIRNVCVMLAPVFSGLTAFSAYLLTNEMTTSSSAGLLAAAFMGIAPGYISRSVAGSYDNEAIAIFLLVFTFYLWIKALKLGSMLWGALCALFYGYMVASWGGYAFITCLLPLHSFVLICMGRFSTRLYISYTTWYALGTLASMQIPFVGFLPIKTSEHMPALGIFGFMQLMGFLDYVRSAIPGRQFRTFLVLFSAAIFVVGLSVLALATSAGYIAPWSGRFYSLWDTGYAKIHIPIIASVSEHQPTAWPAFFFDLNFLIWLFPAGVYLCFQNLRDEHVFIVVYAVFGSYFAGVMVRLMLTLTPVVCVAAAIAASSILDSFVSLKSPTPASDDADAKEAASKKAAKEAAKGGLRSTNKPVVGVYTNLSKGLVTTAMTIYLLIFVLHCTWVTSNAYSSPSVVLASRLPDGSQHIIDDYREAYQWLRQNTKEDARIMSWWDYGYQIGGMADRPTLVDNNTWNNTHIATVGKAMSSSEEVSYPIMRQHEVDYVLVVFGGLLGYSGDDINKFLWMVRIAEGIWPDEVKERDFFTNRGEYRVDDHATDTMKNSLMYKMSYYNYNTLFPPGQAQDRVRGSRVPDVGPVLNTIEEAFTSENWIIRIYKVKDLDTFGRDHAAAAAFDRGHKKKRVPKKKGPRVLRVD from the exons ATGTCGGCTGCTTCGTTAAGTATTCTCGGTAGCAAGGGCGAGAGCACCCGGACTCTCCTCCGAGTTATTATTCTTTTCTTGATCGCTGGTGCAGCCATCTCCAGTCGACTATTCTCTGTGATCC GCTTTGAGAGTATTATCCACGAAT TTGATCCTTGGTTCAACTTTAGGGCTACAAAATACCTGGTTGCCAATGGCTTCTACGACTTTTGGGACTGGTTCGATGACCGGACCTGGCACCCGCTGGGCCGTGTCACTGGTGGTACCCTTTATCCCGGCCTGATGGTCACCAGTGGCGCCATCTACCACGCTCTACGAGCTCTTACCGTTCCCGTCGACATCCGGAATGTCTGCGTTATGCTTGCGCCCGTCTTCTCGGGCTTGACAGCCTTTTCGGCCTATCTTCTGACCAACGAGATGACTACAAGCTCATCCGCTGGTCTTCTGGCCGCCGCCTTTATGGGAATTGCTCCCGGTTACATCTCACGATCCGTGGCCGGTAGCTACGATAACGAGGCCATTGCCATTTTCCTGCTCGTCTTTACATTCTATCTCTGGATCAAGGCACTGAAGCTTGGATCTATGCTCTGGGGTGCCCTCTGCGCTCTCTTCTACGGCTACATGGTCGCATCGTGGGGTGGCTATGCTTTCATCACTTGTTTGCTGCCTCTCCACTCGTTTGTTCTCATCTGCATGGGTCGATTCAGCACCCGCCTGTACATTTCATACACCACTTGGTATGCTCTGGGAACATTGGCTAGCATGCAAATTCCGTTTGTTGGTTTCTTGCCAATCAAGACAAGCGAGCACATGCCTGCACTGG GAATCTTTGGTTTCATGCAGCTTATGGGGTTCCTCGACTACGTTCGGTCCGCGATTCCCGGCCGCCAGTTCCGCACCTTTTTGGTGCTGTTCTCCGCTGCCATCTTTGTCGTTGGACTTTCGGTCCTGGCGCTTGCCACGAGCGCCGGCTATATCGCCCCTTGGAGTGGTCGTTTCTACTCGCTATGGGACACTGGCTACGCCAAGATTCACATTCCCATTATCGCATCCGTCTCTGAGCACCAGCCCACCGCCTGGCCAGCCTTCTTCTTCGACCTCAACTTCCTTATCTGGCTTTTCCCTGCGGGTGTATATCTCTGCTTCCAGAACCTCCGCGACGAGCACGTGTTCATTGTTGTCTATGCGGTGTTTGGCAGCTACTTCGCTGGAGTCATGGTCCGTTTGATGCTCACGCTTACCCCCGTTGTGTGTGTTGCGGCCGCCATCGCAGCCTCCTCGATTCTCGACTCATTTGTGTCGCTCAAGTCGCCCACCCCAGCCTCAGACGATGCCGACGCCAAGGAGGCCGCCTCCAAAAAGGCTGCCAAGGAGGCTGCCAAGGGTGGATTGAGGTCTACCAACAAGCCTGTCGTTGGTGTCTACACCAACCTCTCTAAGGGCTTGGTAACGACGGCCATGACCATCTACCTGCTAATCTTCGTCCTTCACTGTACCTGGGTCACTTCTAACGCCTACTCCTCGCCATCGGTTGTTTTGGCCAGCAGGCTTCCAGATGGCTCTCAGCACATTATCGATGACTATCGTGAGGCGTATCAGTGGCTCCGCCAGAACACCAAGGAAGACGCCAGGATCATGTCGTGGTGGGATTACGGCTACCAGATCGGCGGTATGGCCGACCGTCCTACTCTTGTCGACAACAACACGTGGAACAACACTCACATCGCCACTGTCGGCAAGGCCATGAGCTCTTCGGAGGAGGTCAGCTACCCTATCATGCGTCAGCACGAGGTGGACTATGTCTTGGTCGTTTTTGGAGGTCTTCTTGGTTACTCTGGTGACGACATCAACAAGTTCCTCTGGATGGTGCGAATTGCCGAGGGCATCTGGCCCGATGAGGTCAAGGAGCGAGACTTTTTCACCAACAGGGGCGAGTACCGTGTCGATGACCATGCCACCGACACCATGAAGAACAGCTTGAT GTACAAAATGTCGTACTACAATTACAACACCCTCTTCCCTCCGGGTCAGGCTCAAGACAGAGTTCGAGGCTCCCGTGTACCGGATGTTGGACCTGTTCTTAACACAATTGAGGAGGCCTTTACCAGTGAAAACTGGATCATCAGGATTTACAAGGTTAAAGATTTGGACACCTTCGGTCGTGATCatgccgctgctgcggcaTTTGACAGGGGtcacaagaagaagagagtccccaagaagaagggccCTCGGGTGCTCAGGGTGGATTAA